The genomic stretch cgtagttcggggaagtgttgtacgcccttagagttagagtttgaatggtttgaaggcttttttgactggcctgtcgtaatttgaaattgtgatttggaaggcattttgaattgcctgattggaaaggatgaaaatccgtagtattgtggtttagtgtgttttagacttgggcgtacaaccctggttttagtttgcactattaaccgcaataatcgattgattcaattaccatagttaacagattaataatTGCATCATTactaattttaatcgattgattcgattatcgctaataatgaattatagtattttttaaaataatttttatgaattaatttgtatcgttacccctcgtaatcgatagatACGATTACAAATAGTGACGAATTTGATAAcggggaaatgctaatcatcgtaaccaatagctttggttaaaaccgtttagcaaaataaatattattttaatttataggatttgattaattaaattaaccgattattaatcatcgcgaccaataaatttagtcgaaacgaataataatttaaatcctaacaTTTTGACTAAATTAAATTGATCCTTTGTTAAGTTAACTATTAACCTAATTTGAATTAAACCTGgattaataaaacctaatattaaactatttattaaaatatcctaattctaattaaatGAATCCTAATCTATATACTTAAACTTTGTAACCATATTAATAAAACAAGCAAAAAGAAAATTGGTCACGGTTAGTGGGGCGGTACCCCTTGTCCATAAAAATAACTTTTGACCTTTGactatttcatatatttttattgacCACTAAACCAACGACATGTGTCAATTAATTCtagaaaggagaataaaataaACCACACACATCAGTAACCCATCTTCATCTTTCTCGCCTCTTCTCTATGTTCATACTCTCTCCCAAACTCCTCTCATGGCAGCAAAATAACCCAGCaatccaaataaaaaaataaaattgaacatCATGGAGAATAAATGCAAGATTAGTGTTAGGACTTACCTATGCGATGTTGTTATGCTCGATTGTTGAAGTTTCTATGAAGATCAGTGATGGGGTTTGGATGAGAAAGCCGTGATACAGTGTTGCGGAGGTGCGGTGACGTCGGAGCTTTGGAGCGGTTTCCGCTGTGGACCGGTGACTGCCGTTTTCGTTTTccgtttgtgtgtgtgtgttacgGTTTTTGTTGTGATGGCGTTGATGTTCCATGGCCGTGGATGGTGGTTCCGTGAGATTTGCGGCAACTTGAGCATAGGAACCTGCATCAAGAACTTACAGTTTGACTTTTATTGTTAGTATGAAGTGTGTGGTTTTTATTATATGAAATATGATGAAAGATAGTTGGTGATGATTTTGTAAGTTATATATTTACTGATGGAAAATTTGAGTGGAGATGAAAGGTAAAGCTTTGGGACAATTCACAACAAAAAcactaagaaaaagaaaaagaaaaattaaagaagcaaagctttgattttttttactgaaagaggatttttaaaatagagtttTTTGACAAGAAATCCAAATGTATGCTAATGAGAAAACCATGTAATTGTGAGTATGAATGAGAATGGTTAAGAATAGAGGATTGTTAGTGAGTTGTGAGAGGTTAACGTGAGAGTAAGGGTCAAGATTGGTGAAATTGTCAATTGTTTGTACGTGAAGGTTCAGAATAAGGGTTAGGGTGTTTTTGCAGGTTAGACATTGTTGGTGGAAAGAATTGGCCTCCTCAAAATAGGGTTGTTAGTtgtgtatttataataaaaattaggttAAGAAACGGGCTTGGATCTATTATATTTTtcctatttaaaatttaataaaactataaatccacaaaatttaataaaactataaatccacagataaataaaactataaactaaaactaatactaatataagcttaaaaatataaatattaagaactatatttttttgtgatttttctaaataaataaataaacaaaaagatgttaagaaacattatataaaaataaaaagaagaaaagttagaagtgggattcaaaCCCGGGACCTCTCGATTACGCACCCTTATCCTTAAATTCTTACCGACTGCACCatatcaattattcaaaataaaatgacatagacaattataagagggcaaattttagggtatgacacacacCCCTATATGTTAGGATAATTCATGATTGTATCTTGAATAAGTTCCTACATTGGGGATAAAGCTTACTGAAGCTGGAAAGCTGTACTAAAATCTTTGAACCAAATATAAATGATAATGAACTGTATTACATGTAATGGTTTTGGAACTGCATTAGGATAATTTATGTTGTTTTCTGCTGAAACATGTAATGGTTTTGGATATTAATTTTAATGTTGTCTACTGGTTGTTTTTACCAAAGATTTTGTCATGAATTATTTTACTTTGACTTCATATATCTTGAACGAGCCATAAATTTGTGTCAATTGTAATCCTTTACCGAGAATGATAATGCACATGTATATTTGAGCTATATATGACAATATTCAGACCTTGAAAGACGTGATTGACATATAAAAGCAGAAAGATTAAGCTCAAAGACTGAGATATGTagtgatatttacaaaaaaattattcatacatGTTAAATAAATTTGAGTTTAACAAATGATAATCTATCCTCTATTCAGTAAGATTGTACTGTAAATGATAATTATCATATCTAAGAGTGTGAAGATTAAAACAACTTTACATTGATAATGTATCCCGATTAAGTTATTAACTTAACTTATTTTTAAATCCCTTGAATCTCAAGTGTGTTTCTCCCTAGAAATATTTCCTTTCAAATTAGTAGTTCTTCCAAAATGCTAAGATAACCGAAGAGAAACCTTATTGAAATTGTACATAAAGTGTTTTAATGCATTTTTTTAATGTAAGggaatgaaaaatatttatattttatattttatttaatatatatatatatatatatatatatatatatatatatatatatatatatatatatatatatatatatatatatatatatatatatatatagacttgATAAGAATATATACCtggtaattatttgcataatattAATACATAGAAATATGGTACTCTAGAGCTGGACTCTATTACCAAACATATGAGTGTAATGGGTCAGTATCCATACGAATGTACGGGTGTCCAAATTAGATTTTTTGCGAATCCaagaattattataatttttttgaaaagttaaaaataataaaaatattttaaaaatgtataAATTCAAACACGAgaaaattttattgttttttaactattcataaaaatattgaataatagtaGAACAATTTTACTAttagtttaaatatttttgtcaataattccaaaataaaaataatatatataatatattcagTACCCATGCGAATGCACGAGTATCCCTTTAATATtcaaatattaacgggagcacagagttatttattaaaatattaaatattaacgggaacacaaagttattgatcaaaattttgaatattatcggaaacattaagttattAAGTTATTGATCCAAAATTTGAAATTAGcgggaaatttttttaaatattaacgagaacacgaagttactgatcaaaataataaatattaacgggaacacgaaattattgacaaaatattgaatattaacaagaacacgaagttactgataatttttttaatattaactgaaacattaagttactcatatttttttttaatattaatgggaatacgaaattactgatcaaaatagtgaatattaatgggaacatgatgttactgatcaaaatattgaatattaacggaaacatgaagttactgaataaaatattgaatattaacgggaacatgaagttactgaataaaatacgaagttattattttttcacggataccatatatttttctattaaaaaatataaatctgaaacaaataccagatatttttctatacattcaattattattttttcacgggtaccagatatttttctatacattcaattattattttttcatgggtaccagacatttttctatacattcaattattattttttcacgggtaccagacatttttctatatattcaattattattttttcacggataccatatatttttctattaaaaaatataaatctgaaacaaataccagatatttttcaatacattcaattattattttttcacggataccagacatttttctatacattcaattattattttttcacggataccagatatttttctatatattcaattattattttttcacggataccatatattcttctattaaaaaatataaatctgaaacaaatgcgcgtcccgtaccagaacccgtgcgaacacacgggtttgttactagtttacgAAACAAAAATTTCATTGAATTTCTTAACTTAACTCGTGTTCTTAAAACACAAATTAATATTTAACTTAATCAAATGCTTATCCAACCACAAACTAATTACAATAATAGATTTagtataatgttttttttttttaataataatgaatAGGTTGATTGAGTAACTTTACCAGCAACAAGCAACAGATCGTAGAATCATAGAACAACAAGAAGAAATTTTTTCAACATTCTCAGACTGTAAATCATGTGGGAATCGATTCTGTTAACGGTGGCTGCTACCGCCGGCAACAACATCGGAAAAATCCTTCAAAAGAAGGGTACAATCATTCTCCCCCCTCTCTCCTTCAAGTTCAAGGTaaagttttttcttttttgaatttttgaattttcatgatTCGGTTTTCGTTAAAGATCTCGTCTTTTTTGATAACATTATGGTTTGAACCATATGGGTCTGTCTGAAATTGGTCATGATTGTAGATTTTCCCAATTGAGGATTTTCTCATGCATGTATAGAAAGTGAATAAGAAAAGGTTTTGTTTGTGGCCATGGATTTACTGTTTTATTGGTATATCATTGTGTTTGGCAGGTTATTAGGGCTTATGCTTTGAACAAAGCATGGTTGATAGGTTTTCTGATGGATATTTTTGGGGCATTGTTGATGTTAAGGGCATTATCTCTGGCTCCAGTAAGTGCTATCAAAATTCAATTCAAAGGGGTTATTATAACGTGGCACAAACACCTATGAAAACAAGCGTGTCCGTGTCAGACATTGgcaccgacacttgtgattacgtttaatttattcattttttcaaattattactggtGTCGCTGTATCAGTGTTGTTATTGTTTTCGGAGTGTGCATGCTTCATAGTCTTATAGTGTTTtgcttaggttttttttttttttttgacattgaTGATCTTGGTGGGTTTTGTTTTCTTAAGTATAGGTTTCTGTCATTCAACCAGTTTCTGGCTGTGGACTAGCGATTCTGTCGGTCTTTTCTCATTTTTATCTCAAGGAAGCCATGAATGTTGTTGATTGGGTTGGAATTACCTTGGCTGGTTTTGGCACAATAGGTAATGTGAGTTTTAAATTACCAGTGAATTGTGTTTAATGGGATTTCTTTGAACATGAGAAAACCAGGTTTGTGCTGTAGTGTTGTTGTATTAAGATATATGATTTTCTATTCATGTGACACACCGACGACACTATTGGTTAACTATTATATGTTTGTCTATATTTAGGAGTTGGTGCTGGTGGCGAAGAGCAGCAAGTGGCGGTTGCTCTATCCATTTTTCACATACCATGGCTGGCATTTGTTGTTTTCATCTTGTTTGTAGGTACCTTGTCTCATGAATCAACTAAATTTAGAGTCACATGCTTCTATGGTCATAGATATTCAGCATTCATAATTGTAGTGGCAATCCCTTGATTTTACTATATTAATAACAATATGTGAGAAAATGCTTAACGTCCTGGTCGAAGAAGAAATAGTTCTATTCTTTTCTTAACTAGAAGCCCATGCATGGAGTGCATGCTAAACTAAAACTTGGCCTTGAATCCGATTCATACAAATTCCAGATATCTTTCTTAACAGTAGCATATAACCAATGCATTAATAAAGTTGTTTATGTTTTGAATTTGAGTTTATAAGCTGTCTGTTTTTCTTCCTTATGCTCACAGATGCTGCTTAATGGATGGCTTCGAATATACAAGCGCCAGCGAAGAGAACAAGAGATGGTAATTCATGTTTTAAGCTTGGTGAAATTTTCTGTGAATATACATCTGTGTTTTCGTAATAAACATCCGCATATGGTAATTTAGTGAGTTATTCTTTTTTGTTCTTCTATTGCCTgacatttttatgttttatagATGGAATATGATGTTGTGGAGGAAATCATTTATGGCTTGGAATCTGGTATTTTGTTTGGGTACTTTTGCTTACCGCTCTACTCTATTTCTGTATTCTGTTCTTGTTTTGCTACATGTCATATTTTGAGATGCCTCAACTTCTTAATCTGGACTGAAATCCTAACAATAATTTAGACTTTAGAGCTTGTTCAAGTTACAGGTTTTAGAAGGAAAAAAGCTATGTGCGGAGCTGACTTTCAACTGCTAAAACTTGTTGTTTAATATCAAAATAGGTTTTTGCATCAAAGAAAGAGAACAAAAACACTTGAAGACTAAGCTTATATAATGATCGTAATTATATTTGGCTGCGAACAAAACTTGATTATTTGTCTTGAGTTAGTTTTAAAGCCTCTCTATGCAGGATGTCATCTGTAATTTCAAAGATGGGATTTCTATTCCTAGAGCAAGGTTTTCCCAAAGTGCTGGTTCCTATATGCCTCCTGATCAGTGTGTTTTCTAGTGGTATAGGCTTTTACTATCAGGTATTCCGAGTTCCCTTTTACATGATCTAGTTTTGTGAGAACTGTTGCACTTTTCAAACTTTGACGACATTTTACTTGTTTCATTCAAAGTCTCTAGACACTTGTCAGGTTCTACATTCACCAACTTCAGAATTCAGATACACTTCCTAAATGAAATAATCTAACTTCTCCATTCTCGCAGACACGTGGCCTAAAGCATGGGAGGGCTATTATAGTTTCTACATGTGCAGCTGTGGCTTCGATTTTGACTGGTGTACTTGCCGGGATGCTTGCTTTGGGTGAACGACTTCCTTCCGCCCCAAAAGCCCGTGTAGCACTTCTTCTTGGATGGTAATATAAAATGTTATGCTTTGTGTTTTATGCCCTTTTTCCCTCGATTTGGAAAGGAAAAGATGATGATACAACACAACCATTCtgtgtatattttttaaaatattattccgCAGGCTACTTATAATTACGGGCGTGATTTTGCTCGTTGGTTCAACACGGCTTGTGAGATTTCTCACTTCTTCACAGCGAAAAAGAAGCAATGTTGAGAAGAATTTCGGCCCTAGAAGATCCACTTCTTCCCGTACAAGAGAGCCAAGTCCTACAGGTGCCGTCATTCAAGCGGCAACATTAAATCATCTACTATCGTCTTCCAAAGAAAAACCTTGACTTGACATGAGCTGGAGAATGCTCCTTCATCTCTTTCACAAGATTTCTAAGCATTAAGCTGCTATGGCCATGGTGTATCATGTATATGTACGCGGCTGCTTCATCAGAGGGCGTGACGCTTCTCTGGAATCATTACCTTCTGGCTCACAGTCTGGATGAAGTATCTGTTAACTTTCTGACTATTTTGTAAAACTATTCCTGAACTTTCACTTTGTTGGCTGTTGGGATTGTATATTTTACAGTAGTGGTGGCATACCAACATACATAAATTCCTGTTTACTGGTCCAGTATGATATCTTTGCATAAGGGTGCACATCATCCTCTAGAGTGTGCTTCAGAATCCATTTTGAAAGTAAAGATTCTTATCTTGGTAGGTATATTAGGGAGTATAAAACTTGAGTGATTATTGAAACTCTAAGATGTTATAGTCAAAGTGTGTTTGGAACTGTATACGTGTGCGATTATACTGTGTTTTCTAATACTGTTGGGGTTCTCTCTATTTCACAAAAGAAAATGCACAgttctattttataaaaaaatagacaAACTGTATAATAGGTTATAGGTCCCACTATCATTAAATTTTTGAAAGTATGTCTTtctaggggtgtgcatggttggttattttcaaaaaccaaaccataaccattttaaaaccatttaaatggtttggatttataaccatatccacattttaatcaaaattggttataaaaccggttataaatttggttatgattatataaccggttttttttaaaaatccagttttgaaaattattttttccgaaaatattttttttcaattttttttaatattttgagaattaaaatatttggatttggataataaccggattataaccgaatccaaaataatttaaccggttaataaccatttaattatatccggattatatgaatggataaccaaaccattaataactaaaccggttaataaccattcaattatatccggatatttaaaagtggtttagatttggttatggatttggacatcaaaaccggatattttgcacacccctatgtCTTTCTCTAAATAAATCTGTTAGACTCTCCGGGGTTTTGCAGAGTTAGTTGATAATTACtccctctgttttttattataagtcgttttagatttttcacatagattaagaaaaataataattgttgtatgaaaatgagaaattatgaaggtttttacaaaatcatccttcattaatgatatgtggaagataaatttatagaattgaaaggagagagcataataaatatttaaggatataataggaaaaatagtattaattattcattgaaattgtaaagcaacttatatttaaatacaatttttttcccaaaacgacttataataaaaaacggagggagtattagaaTTACTATGTGCATGTTTCGTTTGACTTTTAGAAAAGCCAAAAGCAATTTTAAAGGTGTGGAATTGATTCTGAAAATTTTTAAGATGTTTGGAtagacaaaagtagaattgattctgtctttagaattgattctacttgaagttagAATTTGTAACTTCTGCCTCCATAATTGACTCTGGATAATTTTTACACtataatttattgttcaactcacttttacataaatgtatccaaacataaatcaattctggtaaactcaattctgataaaattaattttaccaaactcaattctgtcTACTgtcaatccaaacacatcctataTTATTAATTCAAGAGAGTTAGTTGCATCAATTTGCATATGTTAATGGAGATTCTTGTGGGGATTATCTATTTTTGTTATTGATGTAAGatgtatttttctttaaaaaagaaaaaagaaagatgtgaagtatatgtgttttttttaaaaagaaaaaaaacgaaATATCAGTGGCATAATTTTGATCGAAAAGtatagaaatttttttaagattCGATCTCCGTAGGAATCTGTAGGGATGAGGGAAAATATTCCCCTATGATGGAGATTGGGGGCAGGGTGGGGAATAAATTTAGGGGCGGATGGAGAGCGGGAAAACATCCTCCGAACATTTCCTGTTCCATTGATATTCCTACATTGGAGAGTTGATCATCGAGTAATTGAATGGGAAAGGGGCTATTTTGACATTAGGGAGATGCGGGCTTTAGAAGTTCTACTATACTATTTTATAATTCAAATGaatttttcctattttcttttatacATCAATTAATTTCTATCAACTGGTATTCAGAGCAGTTTTGATCTAAGTAGATTCTACCGTTATGTTGAAAATTTTGGCATGAATATAACTGTAAATTTGATGGAAGAGAGGCCTATTGGTGGCTAATCAAGGCAGAGCAATATTTTGGATCAAGAAGAATGAGTGAAGAGGACGAAGCTTTGATAGTTGGTTGCATTTGCATTTAGAGGAAATTCTCTTGATTGGTAGATTTCTTGGAAGGAGAGCCATCCAAATACTTGGTGGAAATTTTCAAAGGCCATTCTTAAGGAATTTCAACTAGAAATTTTGGATTGTCTTCTAGATTTAGAAAATGAAGAACAACAACGATGAAATTCAAGATGAGAATCAAGATACAACATCATCTTAATATGAAGAAACAATTTATGGTGAAATTGAAGGCACACCGATCCAAGAATACAACGAAAGAGAAGATTATGCAGTGGATAACAAATTTGATCTCGAGGCTGACGTAATGATGAATGCAGATTCATTGACGAATGTCATTGAAGTAAAGGTCCATAAGAGTGATGGAGAGTTGGACAATGAAGGAGGAGATGTTGTGATAATTAGAGAAATAAGATTCAAAGATGGATCAAATGAGCGACCATTTCCAAAATGGTTAACCAGCAACAACCTGATGTCTCTAATAACCATTATTCTCTCTCTTATCCATCCCTATTTCAAAATACACTAAAATTATGAAAGTTACTAAATAGTAAAGGTAACAAATTCATTCTCTAAAAGGGGATGATTATTCCATAAACTATGTTACTACTCTCCCGATATGCAAATCATGTCGCTGCTCACGTGTGTAAAGGAAATGTAGAACATATATTTAGTTATGCTAATAAGCATATGTCTTGATGATTATAATAATTGAGTCACCTAAcgttgatatatttatttttagacTGAGGCACTGAAGTGTATAAAGCCATGCTAGAAAGATAGCAAAGCTTCCGCAACTAAATGAACCATGATTTATGAAAGTATTAGAATCATCTAGACTAAAGGTGTTTTGTAGGACATGATATGGTTACACTGACTATGGTCATCAGCCTTTGTTAAGAAATGACACTCACAAACGTCATCATTTCATCTTCCTATCGGTGAGATGAATGTTACTATGGATAATGTATCGTTCATCCTTTATATTTCAATCACAAAAAGACTGTTGGATCACTCTTCAATTCAGATATCTGGAGCACTAAACTTAATTATGACATTTAGAAACTGAACTCAGGCGATGCCCATAAAAAATTGTAGATACCAAAAGAGTAAATGCCaaatttttatttctaaaagaaaattaactCAACCACATGACTGTCCGATCAGATTTCACTCTCCAAACTATGTCATTTTTTGTCATCCTACTATAAATTCGTGCTTTTTTAAATGGTGTATTTGAAAATTAATATCAACTAGAGATATCCAGAGAACAATATCTACACACGTCTATTATTATACAAATTTGTACAGTGCTTTATATATTGTGTAGCGTGTCTGTATTTTAAAATTCGGACAGTGCAAGAGagacaattttaaaaatttataaaattgaatAGAAATATTAAGAGTGGAATTAGCAATCCCTTCTCCATTATGCAAAATTTAATGATTTAACCAAAGCAAACTAGTCCACCATAATAATGACAAAGACAGCAGTAGCACTATACAATGAATAGATGCAAAACAACTTCAACCGCTATTAATGAAGTAGCATCATGAGACTAATGAATGACCCATCCTTTAGAAAAAAGGACTTTAAAACCAACTAGTAGATGACTAATCAGATAGAAAAAAAAGGGTCCTACTATGAAAAGTTCCCTGACAATCAATGTCTAATTACCCATACACTTGGCACCCTCAAACATGGCCAACATGTACTACAAAAGGTCACATTTGTCAATGAGATTGATACTTACCAAAATGTTTCATCACAATAATGTAGTTGATGTATTCACAATAATGTCATTAACTTTTGCTTTGAGAATCATGGTTATTTTAAAAAGTAACAGCCAAATTTGACTGTGTTACAGTGTCATAACTAACCAATGAATGAAATGACAAAGAAACAGCAAAG from Vicia villosa cultivar HV-30 ecotype Madison, WI linkage group LG4, Vvil1.0, whole genome shotgun sequence encodes the following:
- the LOC131596392 gene encoding probable magnesium transporter NIPA9: MWESILLTVAATAGNNIGKILQKKGTIILPPLSFKFKVIRAYALNKAWLIGFLMDIFGALLMLRALSLAPVSVIQPVSGCGLAILSVFSHFYLKEAMNVVDWVGITLAGFGTIGVGAGGEEQQVAVALSIFHIPWLAFVVFILFMLLNGWLRIYKRQRREQEMMEYDVVEEIIYGLESGILFGMSSVISKMGFLFLEQGFPKVLVPICLLISVFSSGIGFYYQTRGLKHGRAIIVSTCAAVASILTGVLAGMLALGERLPSAPKARVALLLGWLLIITGVILLVGSTRLVRFLTSSQRKRSNVEKNFGPRRSTSSRTREPSPTGAVIQAATLNHLLSSSKEKP